The Humulus lupulus chromosome 4, drHumLupu1.1, whole genome shotgun sequence genome has a window encoding:
- the LOC133828923 gene encoding uncharacterized protein LOC133828923 — MVGDKNTRNVLFWRHMKKPQAPNENFFFGLICQILMPKLPKKISLSLHLSLSSRLSASRSLLNSSLPHEDTLQSGALSPPHEVTLQSGASLPHEVTLQSGALSLIGCCCEGDERLLVAEFMPHETLAKHLFHLVIQRKKRK; from the exons ATGGTGGGTGATAAAAACACACGGAATGTattattttggcgccatatgaaaaaacctcaggcgccaaatgaaaatttCTTTTTTGGTCTCATCTGCCAAATTTTAATGCCTAAGTTACCCAAAaaaatttctctcagcctccatctctcactctcgtctcgtctctccgcctcacgaagtcttctcaactcatctctgcctcacgaagacacgctccagagtggagctctttctccacctcacgaagtcacgctccagagtggagcttctctgcctcacgaagtcacgctccagagtggagctctttCTCTGATTGGGTGTTGCTGTGAAGGAGATGAGAGGTTACTCGTGGCTGAGTTTATGCCCCATGAAACTCTCGCTAAGCATCTTTTTCACT TGGTTATTCAGAGGAAAAAAAGAAAGTGA
- the LOC133832075 gene encoding uncharacterized protein LOC133832075 — translation MVEKAQLLIPYAIGRHEFHVLDGELNGEVDLLNKTCTCGLFQLIGIPCVHALSRSLKRGVTFYFLCSDYHKFETWMSSYTKTIYPCGNAEEWIVPHDIKTMKVRTPAHKYLVGRPKKKQGRPKKNRLPSNGEKLVVECKCITCGGRGHNRATCKVRV, via the coding sequence ATGGTTGAGAAAGCTCAATTATTGATCCCTTATGCAATAGGGAGGCATGAGTTCCATGTGTTAGATGGTGAGTTAAATGGTGAAGTCGACCTCCTGAATAAGACATGCACATGTGGTCTGTTTCAGCTCATTGGCATTCCTTGTGTTCATGCACTTTCTAGATCCCTTAAAAGAGGGGTCACCTTTTATTTTCTGTGTTCAGATTACCATAAATTTGAGACATGGATGTCCTCTTATACAAAAACTATATACCCTTGTGGTAATGCGGAAGAGTGGATTGTTCCACATGACATCAAGACAATGAAAGTGAGAACACCTGCACACAAATATCTTgttggtcgtccaaagaagaaacaaggtaggcCAAAGAAGAATCGTCTTCCTTCTAATGGAGAAAAACTGGTTGTAGAATGCAAATGCATCACATGTGGAGGTCGAGGCCATAATAGGGCAACTTGTAAAGTTCGAGTTTGA